Genomic DNA from Littorina saxatilis isolate snail1 unplaced genomic scaffold, US_GU_Lsax_2.0 scaffold_1491, whole genome shotgun sequence:
ctttctgagcgtgtttttaatccaaacatatcatatctatatgtttttggaatcaggaaccgacaaggaataagatgaaagtgtttttaaattgatttggacaatttaattttgataataatttttatatatttaattttcagagcttgtttttaatccgaatataacatatttatatgtttttggaatcagcaaatgatggagaataagataaacgtaaatttggatcgttttagaatttttttttttttttacaattttccgatttttaatgaccaaagtcattaattaatttttaagccaccaagctgaaatgcaataccgaaccacgggcttcgtcgaagattacttgaccaaaatttgaaccaatttggttgaaaaatgagggcgtgacagtgccgcctcaactttcacaaaaagccagatatgacgccatcaaagacatttataaaaaaaatgaaaaaaagttcgggcatttcatacccaggaactctcatgtcaaatttcataaagatcggtccagtagtttagtctgaatcgctctacacacacacacacacacacacacgcacgcacacacatacgcacatacaccacgaccctcgtttcgattccccctcgatgttaaaatatttagtcaaaacttgactaaatataaaaagcaaatcAAATGCTTTTTCGACTCGCCTTCGTCTTGTCCCACAAcaatgtaacccccccccccccctccccctttaggatccccccctcccccatggaAGACTCCCGCCACCACCACTCCCACAAGAGTCCCTCCCTTCTTATACAACCACCCCCTTTTATGCCTGACCTCCCCCAATATGaccctttgttttgtttttgttcataacctctgtaagttaacccacattttaagacttaaccctaataaaaaaaattaaacaaatccTCTTTCAGCTTCATAAATTCAATGTTCAAGAGAACGTTGGCATCAGAATAATcgaacaaaacttgatcaaaagtgTGACCTGTATTATTCCAGATATGTTCAGTGGTGATCATCTTGTCCAGCAAACATGTCCATGCTATTACTGTGAACATTTTCGAAACAAGCTACATTttggtcatgtctgctgattaATAACACCTACAATTGTGTGAAATATGGAGGCTTTGTTACCCAAATATCTGAAAGAAACTAAACTTAAAAAGTTGATgagcatgaccccgctgtgaccccaacatttgacgaaggtcaatcaaATCGGGGTCAAATCGGAAGATTATTAAATACCAGAAGTCTGCAAATGTTTAAAGGTCTACCTTCAAAATCATCCGAGATAATCTtaacgttaagttttttgttcggacatacggacggacactGCATACAGTGTGTGGACAAAAAGCCTAGCGCTATGAACTGGCCCTTACTTTACGTTGGtgaacaaatctctctctctctctctctctctctctctcctctcctctctctctctctctctctctctctctctctctctctctctctctctgtctgtctctcgctttctgtctctctctctctctctctctctctctccttctctccttcgttcgtctgtttttgcgtgtgtgagcgaGTGTAGGTCAAGAGTTAACTTACATCGCTCATGTTTAGCAGCACCTCCTCCAGACAGCGTCTCGTTGTGTCGGGCAGGACAATGGCCTGGTGGAGGGCTGGCTGTGTTACCAGGTCACCCAGAACAGAGCGCCTCACAACATCTCTGGCTTGCTTCAGGTAGGCAGCGGCCTTCTTTAGTTCTTCTTGAACTGCAAGGGGGTCGTCTTCTGTCTGAGGTATGATTGCCGCCATCATTATCCCACGCTCGCGATGTATGACGAGTAGGTCAACAAAGTCCTCCTTCAGGTTCAACGGCTCTGCTTTGACGCTGTTCGTGTTCCTGGCGGCTGCACCAGTATAGATGCTTTGGGTATCAGCACCATATACACCAAATTTAGCTTGGGTCAGAATTACCATAATTTCATTTTCCCATGCGGCTTTGTCCTTTATCTGATTCATGcagtggtggacatttttcagcACTGTGTCTATGCGGACAGTGTCCCTGACCTCTCTACTCTCATCAATGTCTATTTGTTGCTGTGTTTTCAGTACCTGCATTCGCTCACCTTCTCCGATATATACCATTCTCTCATGCACAGTGTCAATGTGAGCCGGGGGGATTATGTATGATTCGCTCTCAAGGTGAGGGAACCAGGCGTTGAGAAACTCCCTCTGGAATCAAAGACATGATGATGATGTACTGTCTACTCCCTTCTAGTACCATTCACAACCTACGTCAACTATGAAGACGGTGAAAATACAGACACCAAATAGGGACTTATGTCTCGTTGGTGGTTCACACAATATTTGCCTAGAACACAGCAgataattgtttaaaaaaagttgttctatgaaaagaaaaacaaaaacaaggaaaacaacaacaacaacaacaacaacaacaacaacaacaacaacaacaacaacaacaacaacaacaacaacaacaacaacaacacaaaaagagTAAAACTAATGATAATGCACCttattcattttacataacttAAAGTCTTAAACAAATATGAGGTTTCGGtggatggttttttttctgagatGAATTTACCTCATGGTCTGACAACCTTAACACTTGGTCCTCTGATTCCAGTGATCTTGCCATCAAGGGCGGGGCAGGAGAGACAGCCTGGTTCCCCGGTGACCCAGAGGTACTGCACGGCGGAGCACATTCCACAGCTGGTCCCTGTGTGATGTGCATGGTAtaaccgtcacttctgtcatagcactGTTCATGTATGTACTATGCATGATATTActgtcacttctgtcatagcgatgttcatatgtgtggtttgcatgatattacagtcacttctgtcatagcgctgttcatacgtgtggtttgcatgatattacagtcacttctgtcatagcgctgttcataattatgagttgtgtgcatgatatgaccgtcacttctgtcatagcgttgTTTTAGATAGTGTGACTCACCTTATTGTCATGCAATAGTATGTGAACGTGTTTCCTCACATGGTACTCAGAAAAAAATgtcaaacattattttattttcctgtGCGTTTGTGGGCCAAAACGCCCATGTACACTCATGGTTTTGCACGAAGAGGATTGTATGTGCTTGGCCGTATGTTCCGTCGGCCATATACTTATACTCTACTCTGTGTcgtgggatgcatgcttggtattttcatgtttctataattcACTGACATGGATTTCAGGATCTTTACCATTTTTACCTGGTTTTGTACCACAACAtgttttggggggaggggggggggggggcaagcagGTATGCAAATAAAGTGACCCGGGAGATCGGAACATCTCTTCTCTTTATCAAGCAGGTGGCGGGGTTCCAAACACTCAACCATCAACTTGGCTGTTGCGATCGTCATCAATGAGGAATGTTCAGTCTATTTGCGTGTATCGACACTGAAACGGACAATGCATGAATACGACCCCCAACAAATTGACAGATTAGATCGGCCGTGTAGGAgatgagggggaggggagggggcaggagagacagagacagacagatatcaacagacagagataaacagagacagacagacagagataaacagacagagatagacagacagagatagacagacagaaatagaaagacagagacagacacacagagacaaacagacagagataaacagacagagacacacagacagagatagacagacagagatagacagacagagataaacagagacagacagacagacagagatagacagacagagacagacagacagagacagacagacagagatagacagacatagacagacagacagagacagacaggcagagatagacagacagagacagacagagacagacagacagagacagacagacagagacagacagagatagacagacagagatagacagagatagacagacagagatagacagacatagataaacagacagacagagacagacagacatagatagacagacagagatagacagacatagataaacagacagagacagacagacagagacagacagacagagacagacagacagagatagacagacagagatagacagacagagatagacagacagagatagacagacagagatagacagacagagatgggttggttggctggttattgtttgttgtttaatgtgccTACAACCTGTGGCAATCACGATAACATTGTAGACGGTTCTAAAAACCGCATGTCTTGTTACACTTCTTTTGTCAAATCTTGTTAAACGTCTTAATCTCCTTGAAACATGTAAACCTGTGAAAGTATTCATTCGTATTCATTCTTTACCATTTTTACAAAGTACTTTTGTGGGGCTTACTGATTTGTCTATTAGtgtaagggaaggaactgtgcggggatatagctcagttggtagcgcgctggatttgtattcagttggccgctgtcagcgcgagttcgatcccaggttcggcggaaatttatttcacagagtcaactttgtgtgcagactctcttcggtgtccgaaccaccccccgtgtatactacattgggtgtgcacgttaaagatcccacgattgacaaaagggtctttcctggcaaaattgcttaggcacaattAATAACTGTCTACCATAccagtgtgacttggaataaggccgtgaaaggtaaatatgcgccgacatggctgcaatctactggccgtataaaatttaaTCTCACACGGcgtcactgcagagcgcctagaactgtacccacggaatatgcgcgatataagcttcattgattgattgattgattgacaaatGGAATGTCAGGATGACTTTCCCTTTAATTGTCAGGAAGTCAGGAATCAGTGTTTTAGAATTCTCAGGAATGTTGTGTCTAAGTaaatttagaaaggaattaGTGACAAAAGATTATTTGAAGTATGTgaatgttatttttttattttaatgagTTTTTAGGCTACCCAAGACCTACCAGATCAACGGCGCGATTCGTACAGCCCTGAGCAGCACAGTTGGTACAGCGGGTACAGTTCGCACGGCAGTCACACTCCCCTTGCCTGATGCACCGTGATTCCCTGCTGCACTGGCAGCACGCCTGCAACGTACAATGcgagtgtcccctgttgtcgtgagaatgtacgtgatgtatgtctacactgttcagtgtcccctgttgtcgtgagaatgtacgtgatgtatgtctacactgttcagtgtcctctgttgtcgtgagaatgtacgtgatgtatgtctacactgttcagtgtcccctgttgtcgtgagaatgtacgtgatgtatgtctacactgttcagtgtcccctgttgtcgtgagaatgtacgtgctgtatgtctacactgttcagtgtcccctgttgtcttgggaatgtacgtgctgtatgtctacactgttccgtgtcccctgttgtcgtgagaatgtacgtgatgtatgtctacactgttccgtgtcccctgttgtcgtgagaatgtacgtgatgtatgtctacactgttcagtgtcccctgttgtcgtgagaatgtacgtgctgtatgtctacactgttcagtgtcccctgttgtcgtgagaatgtacgtgctgtatgtctacactgttcagtgtcctctgttgtcgtgagaatgtacgtgctgtatgtctacactgttcagtgtcccctgttgtcgtgagaatgtacgtgctgtatgtctacactgttcagtgtcccctgttgtcgtgagaatgaatgtgatgtatgtctacactgttcagtgtcccctgttgtcgtgagaatgtacgtgctgtatgtctacactgttcagtgtcccctgttgtcgtgagaatgtacgtgctgtatgtctacactgttcagtgtcccctgttgtcgtgagattGTACATGctctatgtctacactgttcagtgtcccctgttgtcgtgagaatgtacgtgttgtatgtctacactgttcagtgtcccctgttgtcgtgagaatgtacgtgctgtatgtctacactgttcagtgtcccctgttgtcgtgagaatgtacgtgttgtatgtctacactgttcagtgtcctctgttgtcgtgagaatgtacgtgctgtatgtctacactgttcagtgtcccctgttgtcgtgagaatgtacgtgctgtatgtctacactgttcagtgtcccctgttgtcgtgagaatgtacgtgctgtatgtctacactgttcagtgtcccctgttgtcgtgagaatgtacgtgctgtatgtctacactgttcagtgtcccctgttgtcgtgagaatgtacgtgctctatgtctacactgttcagtgtcccctgttgtcgtgagaatgtacgtgctgtatgtctacattgttcagtgtcccctgttgtcgtgagaatgtacgtgctgtatgtctacactgttctgtcagtgtcctctgttgtcgtgagaatgtacgtgctgtatgtctaaactggtcagtgtcccctgttgtcgtgagaatgtacgtgctgtatgtctacactgttcagtgtcccctgttgtcgtgagaatgtacgtgctctatgtctacactgttcagtgacccctgttgtcgtgagaatgtacatgttgtatgtctacactgttcagtgtcccctgttgtcgtgagaatgtacatgccgtatgtctacactgttcagtgtcccctgttgtcgtgagaatgtacgtgctgtatgtctacactgttcagtgtcccctgttgtcgtgagaatgtacgtgctgtatgtctacactgttcagtgtcccctgttgtcgtgagaatgtacgtgccctatgtctacactgttcagtgtacTCACACAGCAAACAGACCGGCCTCATAGTCATTTCTACAACCGAGAGACCTCAGAAAGTCAAAACATATTATGCTGACACAAGCAGTTTCTGTtttgttgaacagagagagcgaaagaaacGGGTGCCTAGTTGTGGTAAGAACTGGAGCCTTATTGAAATAAGCTGTACGAAATTATGCAATAATGACACTGGAACCTATATAATAAAACTGATCAGTCAAGTCTATGTATATATTATACACTACAACACATACGTCCAAATTGCATTGCATTCAGTATCATTTGAATTTTCGCGTTGGTCCTCGTGGAGCATAATGATCGCCTTTTGTTGCATTATCATCAACTGCGGACAGACATTTTTGTCAACCGCGGCGTTCGGCCTTAGTCGAtacagatgaaacaaaagacgatatgttCCCCTCGGACAACACAAAAGCTGGTCTGCCAACAAGCCACCGAACATCTtataatggacaacacaatactatggacaatacaatgctatggacaacagaatgttatggacaatacaattgCTATAGACAACACAATGTTCTGGACAATACAATGACagttatggacaatacaattatatggacaatacaatgctattgATAATATGGGAGgcacccgctattgccgcggcccgttattgccgcggcccgttattgccgcaacccgctattgccgcaacccgttattgccgcaacccgctattgccgcggaactttgtttgttctttttacatttagtcaagttttgactaaatgttttaacatagagggggaatcgagacgagggtcgtggtgtgtgtgtgtgcgctgtaTCACCATTTTCACCTCTTTTATGGTATCTATGACCATCACAAATCAGCTTTCCCTCCTCTGTCACCCGCGCAAATGgaagtctgtctgtcattcatgACACGTCATCGGAAAAAACCGGTACTGAGAAATGACGTTGAGCATGGAACAAACCCTCACAGTTCTGGCGTGtgttgacaaaaccgagtaagtccactgaagcgGTTTTTTATTTATTGTATGAGTCCTCTGACAAGAATTTTGAAACTATCATTATACGAAAATTAGGAACCCCTTAGACTTACTTTGTTTtgccaaaacattcatgcatacttaaaaagttgtttttggttgtggacttacttgttcatatctgcttatttaaggactctaaaaagtagaaatgaacacaaaagatgcgcattgatttgGTTTTTTTGATGAACGAaaaatatcttcttttttttaaatggacttactcggttttgtcagcacacggctgttacgcgtgattgttctgaaaagtgactattacatgattgttctgaaactctactattTTTTCATCGTAAACATGTAAGACCTCATACGTGATtattctgaaagcttactaatttacatgattgttctgaaactctactaaaggtaaacttgcttcacccgtgaaatgttgtcagatatggaacaaaatgtataccccagcccaacgaagttggaggggggtatactggattcactttgtccatctgtctgtgtgtatgtctgtatgtatatatatggaacaatattttgatacaatgatactaaatcttaagtgaaattgatatttataccccctcccaatgaatacaaactcaacaagtaatacgtttcatacattgaacatgattgtcttctttattgttctcaactcaaaattcaaattaaatctccaaagacaaaaattatttataatcttcaaaaatgtaattatacttgttgtggagatcgctagataccactggaatcgaatggaaggataaagaacattatggaacttactttgatttagtgcgcagtcactcatgacgtaagcgtagacgctcatcggacagacggaactgtgtagatctaaccagattagtgtcgatgtttcccgaatattctcgtattgttgttctttaccagtcttgcacttgttctttcttacactgtgctgagagatattgtcaccgttgttccagctgttaataaatctacagaacctacacaaatcgttgtgtctcctttgcgactgagagtgacgaaaggaaaaacacgacaactggcgtcgccgacagttacttcccttgtctattcggagtgacttattactgcaaaatgacggaaacagagcagctgataacgcttctaagggagcagttggagcaacagcaacgccagcacaaggaagatatggagcaacaaatgcaccagatggagatgatgatgaaagtgtttagtggtgccgcagcttctgccagggaggaaagctacgacgatccgagtgcttcgaatctacgttttcccattactacacaggcagctgcaatcccatcttttgttgcgtttgatgcaacatcggaactgtggcctgactactggtcaagattttgcacgtttgtggtcgcctactccgtgccggagcagcgcaaggctcaagttttcttgacgaatcagactgctacggtctacaaacaactggcaaatctggctactcagcaaaatccgcccaaggacatcaacagtttgacaatggacgagattgtcaaattcatgaaagaacagttcgacccgaaactcttcatagtgcgtgaacgtttcaagttctggagtgacatgaaacggaagccaggcgaaactctccaggagttagcagcgcgcatacgccaagacgccgctacctgtgactttccttcgatcaaaaacccacaagacgaagctctgagacagagattcatatgttctgtcaacaatgaggctgtcttaaaggctctattcaagatcaaggacacagagctggatttcgcacgtgctgtccaagtcgcgattgagactgaagacgcagcgaaggttgccaaggaaactgtctacggttccaagaccatgccagtcaacaaggtccaccagaacaagactacgggtccacgaaagaaccacaagcagtctaattccacagacaggaagtgctaccgatgtggaaaggcccacaaagcaacagactgcccctacaaagaagccaaatgccgatactgtgacgtcacaggacatttggaagctgtctgtagaaaaaagcaacatcagaatcgggaacgacattcccaggcttccgtgaagagagtcacgaaagcagagcttgtcaacgcgatcctcggtgaagttctccaagatactcctaggttggatgtacccataacaatccaggaccgacagttcaccatggaactggacaccgcaactacgggaaattttgtttctcttccggtctggagacaactaggaaaaccgaagctggatgacgtcacacatcgttacgagtctgccagcaagcacgacctgcccgtgctgggaactttcatgggccaaaccaaggatccagtgactggtaagcaaagctcaattccgtacatcgtcaccaagatccctcatctgaatctgctaggacgcaacgcaatccagactctgggaatttctgtggacaatgctctaggactgaggagcatagagagtcacgctaagagtgagggtgcaaaacctacgcatccagcgacctccaacgcgccttatgctgccctgcaacgagattgtcacagactgtctgataaattcccaaatctcttcaaacaagaattgggatgtctcaaggacttcgaactggacgtgaagttcaagtctgatgcgaagccggtttttcacaaggcacgtccggtacctttcgctcttcgtgatgacctcgccaaaggctacgaagaaggcatcgccaaaggagtctggaagccagtccagttcaacgaatacggaacgccagtggtaccaattcgtaaggcacaaacctcgggcaccctgaagcccaagctacggatctgtggtgactactcagtgggcatcaatgatcagcttgaagatcaccgtcatccaatgccactcccagaggaactgatgcagaagctaggaggtggattcggatacaccaagatcgatcttgctgatgcctacaaccagatcaagctggcaccagagagtcaacgcaggctagccctcagcactcaccgtggggtactcctgcagcaacgacttcctttcgggataaagtcagcacctggttactttcaagagatcatggaaaacctgacctgtgatctacctggtgttgccgtcttccaagatgatatacttgtcagcgggaaggacgccaacgaccacctgagcaacctggaacgtttgctcactcgtctgaacgacaaaggactcagatgtcgtcgtgaaaagtgcgagttcgcacaagccagtgtggaataccttggacataccttatcggccgaagggatctccaaaggatcgaaggtcgaggcagttttgaaaatgccagcccctacggacgtctcaagcttgaagtctttcttgggctcagttcagttttacgggaagttcatccctaacctggccagcatggcagagccgctctaccgcctgacgaagaaggcgaacccctggaagtggggagatgaggaacaggcagcatttgaacagttgaaaaatgtgctttcctcggatcaagttctggtacacttcgatccaaacaagactttgggactagcttgtgacgcgtccaacgttggaattggagcagtcatatttcatcgctatccagatggaagcgagcgcccaatcgccaacgtgtccaagactctcacggctgcagaaaggaactacagccaaatccacaaggaggcatccaagtctcagatgactccagacttgaaagctgtcgtcaaggtaaccagacagtacaaggccggagatcctgtgtatgctctgtaccatggacctcgccgagacaaacaaccccgatgggtaccagcagtcatcaagaagtctctgggtactcgctgcttcaacgtcatggtcattcctcatggtccagtatggagacgacactgggaacagctacagccacgctacaccactgaggaagacaatgaacctggtgaggaagtggacactgtttctgaacttgcaacagatcaccccatggagatcttggaaactgtgccacaaactcggagacagaccaaacccaaaggtactccatccgttccagagtatggaccagacaatccaagacggtcaaagagaacacgcaaacccacagagagactttgctgttgatgcttgaggagtagcatcagtttaggtggggaggtgttgtggagatcgctagataccactggaatcgaatggaaggataaagaacattatggaacttactttgatttagtgcgcagtcactcatgacgtaagcgtagacgctcatcggacagacggaactgtgtagatctaaccagattagtgtcgatgtttcccgaatattctcgtattgttgttctttaccagtcttgcacttgttctttcttacactgtgctgagagatattgtcaccgttgttccagctgttaataaatctacagaacctacacaaatcgttgtgtctcctttgcgactgagagtgacgaaaggaaaaacacgacaactcttcttgagtattcccaactcaaaattcgagttacaggtttaaagggacacatagaaacttttgattttccctctttgccatgcttaggggaaaatggaagctaatttttgcccctttaaagacgaaaggcacaacaaataattttcacaaatgaaacttttttttatgaactaaaaattcaagtggagaggggatgagagacgtgaggagatggccgcggttgcgagatgggtggggagtctgggctataaagttcttgcacgcgagacaatatacttcttttttgtgtgtgtgtgtgggggggtattttgtttatcaactctctctctctctctctctcactctctct
This window encodes:
- the LOC138955797 gene encoding uncharacterized protein: MASQQSGSGAIPKTSRQACCQCSRESRCIRQGECDCRANCTRCTNCAAQGCTNRAVDLGPAVECAPPCSTSGSPGNQAVSPAPPLMARSLESEDQVLRLSDHEREFLNAWFPHLESESYIIPPAHIDTVHERMVYIGEGERMQVLKTQQQIDIDESREVRDTVRIDTVLKNVHHCMNQIKDKAAWENEIMVILTQAKFGVYGADTQSIYTGAAARNTNSVKAEPLNLKEDFVDLLVIHRERGIMMAAIIPQTEDDPLAVQEELKKAAAYLKQARDVVRRSVLGDLVTQPALHQAIVLPDTTRRCLEEVLLNMSDLQELQEGLSVESSRNVSQVCLCEDDMADQTRLDAWWRANLERNEGGDPAMDAATYTQLVARYCCIAVSYR